The genomic window GTCTGAACTGGCGCGGATCTCTGACGCCGCAAATCCGCTCTCCGGCTCAAAGCCAGTGCCGTCGAAACTCAAGGCGCGGTCATGATCGGTGAAGCCCAGCGCTACGCCATCGCTGCGCGAAATCCGCCAGCACCATGATAAGGTGGTGGTGCCATCATCGAGATGGGCCTGCAGCGCAGGGGAAAGGTTTTTCATCTGCGGATCTCCAAGAGCGGGATGGAGGTGATCGATCCGAGCCGTTCAAAATCGAGGGTCACGTCGAGCGTGTCGCTGTCGAAGCGCACCGGCACATCGAATTCGAAACCCGCCCGCACGATGACGCCATTGGCGGGCGCGGTGGTGAAGGTAATGACGCCGGTGCTGGCATCCAGCGTCCAGCCCGACATCTGTTCGACCACGCCCAGCGCGACGCGGACGGTTCCGGCGACGGGTGTTCAGCGACAACCATCTTGGCCGGTGCCGGCAACCACCTTGGCCGGTGGGGCTGAACGGAAGACGGGCATGCCCGTCTGGAGGGCAGCCCCACCGGCTTGATTGATTTCGGGGAAGGTGCTGGTCGCTGCGGGTTGGTAAGCCGGGTTCCTCTGCCGTCAAACGGAGGATCCGGGTTGGCCTACAAACCCATCAACGACCAGCAATTGAGATTATACATGTCCGACCTCCGATATCACAGTCAGCGCACGTCGGCCGCCCGCGCCGGGTTCAGCGAGCGCACGGCCCGACGGTTCGATGCCAACCCGACGCTGCCCTCGAACCGCAAGATCGTTCACGGGCGCACGGTGGCCGATCCCCTCGAGGGTTATTGGGAGGGCGACATCCTTCCCTTGCTGGAGAGGGACAGCGCCTTGCAGGCCGTCTGAACCGCCCCGGGTTTACCGGAGGGCAAAACTCTCGGAGAATTGCCCGTTATGGAACAGACCTCAAAGAAGAAGACCTCGAAGCCGTATTCACCTGAGTTCCGCGAGCGTGCGGTGCGGCTGGCGATGGAACACCGCGATGATTATCAGAGCGAGGCTGCGGCGCTGACGGCGATTGCAGGTAAATTGGGCTGTTCGACGGACAGCCTTCGCGTCTGGATGCGACAGGTCCAGCGCGATGGTGGCGAACGGCCGGGACCTACCAGCGCTGAGATCGCGCGGATCAAAGAGCTTGAGCGCGAGAACCGGGAACTGCGGCAAGCGAACGAGATTCTGCGCAAAGCTTCAGCGTATTTTGCCCAGGCGGAGCTCGACCGCCCGTTTCGCAAATGACTGCTTTCATTGAGGAAAGCCGAGAGGCATTCGGGGTCGAGCCGATCTGCAGGGCACTGCAGTTTGCCCCTTCCACCTTTTATGACCGGCGGGCGATCATGCGTGATCCTGACCGGGCCTCGGCCCGGGCCAAATCGGATGCCGCCCTGAGCCTCAAGATCGACGCGGCCTGGGATGCCAACCGCAAGCTCTATGGCGCGCGGAAGATCTGGCATGTTTTGCGACGGCAGGGTGAAGACGCCGCCCGCTGCACCGTGGAACGATTGATGCGCCATCTGGGCATCAGGGGCGTGGTCCGTGGCAAGAAGGTCATCACGACCAATCCTGACACGTCTCTGCCTTGCCCGGACGACAAGGTGAACCGGCTGTTCATGGCGGATCGGCCGAACAAGCTGTGGGTTTCAGATTTCACCTATGTGCCCACATGGTCCGGCACCGTCTACGTGGCCTTCGTCATCGACGTCTTTGCACGTCGTATTGTCGGTTGGCGCGTCTCGACATCGATGAAGACCCAGTTTGTGCTCGACGCGCTGGAGCAAGCGATCTGGCAAAGAAAGACGCCGGATAACAAGAGCTTGGTCCACCATTCGGACCGCGGATCACAATACCTGTCGATCAAATACACCGAACGCCTGGCCAAGGCCGAGATCGACCTTTCCGTTGGAACAGTTGGCGATGCCTATGACAACGCCTTGGCTGAATGCGTCATCGGCCTGTTCAAGACAGAGGTCATCAACCAGATCGGCCCCTGGAAATCAATGCGCGAGGTCGAATGGGAAACGCTGAAATGGATCGATTGGTATAACAACCGCCGCCTGCTTGGCCCAATCGGATACATCCCACCCGCAGAAGCAGAGGAGGCGTTCTATGCAAACCTGAACTCACTCGATATGGTCGCGTAGTCATTGAACAAACCACCCTCCGGTAAACCCGGGGCGGTTCAGTAGTGGCAGGTGACGTTGTGTGCGGTGGCGCCCGCGGGAATGATCGGCAGGCGGTCGATGTTGCGTTTGAAAGCCATGGTTCCGCCCCCCTATGCCAGCACGTTGGACAGACGGCCGTAGATCAGCTCGTCGGCCCCTTCGGCGTGGATGTCGCCCGCGTCATCCACCCGCAGCGCGAATTGCGGCAGGTTCTGCGTGGCGTGCCCCCAGACCTGCTGTCCGCCCTTTTCGCAATCGAACCGGCTGAAATGGCCGGGGCAGTTCAGCGTCTTGTCGGCGGCGTGATAGGACAGGGCAAACCCCTTGTGCGGGCACAGCACCGAAAAGGCGACGATGTCGCCGTCAGGGCCCGCGCCGCCTTCGACCGCCGACCCCAGCTTCAGCAGGATGCCGGGGCTGTCGGCATCGGGATAGCCGATGTCCATCGGCTCGTTCACCTGCAGATCGGCGATGTTGGCCAGTCTGGTGGACGGATAGTCCAGCATGGCCCGGCCGGCCTGGGCCTGCGCCGGCCCCGCGGGCATCACGG from Paracoccaceae bacterium Fryx2 includes these protein-coding regions:
- a CDS encoding IS3 family transposase (programmed frameshift); the encoded protein is MEQTSKKKTSKPYSPEFRERAVRLAMEHRDDYQSEAAALTAIAGKLGCSTDSLRVWMRQVQRDGGERPGPTSAEIARIKELERENRELRQANEILRKASAYFCPGGARPPVSQMTAFIEESREAFGVEPICRALQFAPSTFYDRRAIMRDPDRASARAKSDAALSLKIDAAWDANRKLYGARKIWHVLRRQGEDAARCTVERLMRHLGIRGVVRGKKVITTNPDTSLPCPDDKVNRLFMADRPNKLWVSDFTYVPTWSGTVYVAFVIDVFARRIVGWRVSTSMKTQFVLDALEQAIWQRKTPDNKSLVHHSDRGSQYLSIKYTERLAKAEIDLSVGTVGDAYDNALAECVIGLFKTEVINQIGPWKSMREVEWETLKWIDWYNNRRLLGPIGYIPPAEAEEAFYANLNSLDMVA
- a CDS encoding arsenate reductase (azurin) small subunit; the protein is MKCNRLVDVGRRQFLRGGVMGVAGAAAATVMPAGPAQAQAGRAMLDYPSTRLANIADLQVNEPMDIGYPDADSPGILLKLGSAVEGGAGPDGDIVAFSVLCPHKGFALSYHAADKTLNCPGHFSRFDCEKGGQQVWGHATQNLPQFALRVDDAGDIHAEGADELIYGRLSNVLA